Within Mucilaginibacter inviolabilis, the genomic segment CAGGTAAACTCCTTCCTGAAATAACCTGAAGGTAAACCTCGGATTTGCGCTGTAAATTTTGGCCGGAGTTGGTGTAAAACCCGGATCTATCCTCACAAACTGACTCGGGATACGGTAGTAAATGGTAAATCCCTGAGCTGCTCCTTTAACCGGGAATGGCGTAACTTCAAAATTACAGGTTAATGAGGTATCAGAAGCAATCAACGGATGGAACCTGGCAAACGTTTCGAAACTACTCCTATCACCCCGTTTAATATACTCACCATTTTTAGGGTTAAAGGCTACTCCATTTTCATCAACTATTTTTAAAATAGCCAATGTACCCTTAGTTGATAGTTTGGTGATGGTAACCTTGGGTTCACCAATATCACCACTGTTAGTGGTACCATCCTGAAACCAGGCTCCGCCACCTGCATCGATTTCGGCTACATCACCTTCAAAAATATTAAGATTGGCAATACTCTTAAAAGTTTTGGTGCCATTTTCATTAGAAGCAGCAATATCAAACTCATATGCCCCAAGCGGCACATTTGCAGTAGTATTATAAAAAGTAAACGCCCCTGTATGTGTATTAAAATCAAAACTTGGAAGGTTTACATTTTTACGGATACTATTGAGCAAGGCAACAGTTGTATCCACATCCGGATCAAACTCTGAAGTATACACATACCTGTCCCGGTTTTTATAAAGTGAATCGGCATGTTTATGAGTTACCGCATCTCTGATGTCCAACAGCTGATATGTTACCGGCGCACTTGAGCCATCATTATCAACCGCTATACTTTGAACTATGATACCCCGCTGAACCTGGATAGGATTATCACGATACCTGATCTGGCTACTTAAAAACCCATGAGGGGCTTTAACACAACCTATAACTCCGGCTGCCATTAAAATAACGAGAAGTATTTTATAATTTTTTTTCATTTTCTTAGCTATCTAAAAAATTTATCAATTGTTGACATTGTTGAAATAGGTGAACGTATGATTGTTGTTCAACACATGCAACACACCCGTTGTAGTTAGTATACCTGTTGTTTGACACAGTGTAGAGAGCAACTGTCTTGGATCAACCTGTTGTACTCCATTTATATCAACTGGGACCGGTCCTCCGGGTGTCAATGGTACTACTTTGGTAAGGTATATATACTGAGGGTTGGTGGTGAAAATACTATTGGTATAATCAGTTGTCGGTCTCAGCTGAATTAAACGATATTCACCATCCAGAGCCTGGGTATATATTCCTTTTTGTGATAAATTATCTCTCGTAATTTTACCCTTGAACATATAGGCTCTTAAAGAATCTTTGAGTGAAGCAAAATTGAGCGAGTCAAATGTAAAAACCAGGTTTTCATTATTTTTCTGGATACTCAACTGCGCTTTTTTTGCCAGCACAAAGTTGGTTATAGAGTAATTGGTTACTGCAAAAAAGGTTCCTGCACTGTTCACCTCATCTTTCATGTTCATTTTATTGATCATCATTACCAGGGTGTCAAACGCGTGGTTGGTTTTCAGATAATCATAGGTGGTCATGTTTACCTGGGCTTTAAACAGATCGCCCCCTATGGTATAATCCTTTTTACAGGAAAAAAACACAACCGCTACGAATAAGATGGATATAAATATTTTTAATGTTTTCATGTTTGTGTTGTTTAACGGTTAAAGTTTACCTTGCCAGTAAGGTGTTTGTTTCAATACAAAATCGTCCTTAAACATGGTGGGGTCAATAGGCCACAGATAGCCTCCCTGGTTTACCCTCGTATCATTGATGTGTGAATAATCACTAATGAAACTGCTGCTTGAATTACCAATCTGTTTGGTACGAACCAGATCATAAAAGGATTGGCCCTCATAAAAGAGTTCACGCAAGCGCTCTTCCAGTATAGTTCTGGCAAGGGCATTACCAGCTCCGGTGTAATTAGCTATTCCGGCCCTGCTTCGGATGGTATTTAACAAGGTCAATGCTTCCCCGTCACGCCCCAACTGATTTAATGCTTCGGCTCTTAACAGCATAATGTCGGCCAGGCGGAAAATGATAATGTTATTGGATAAACGCGGATCGTTTTTTGCTGATCCATCGGCATAAGTAATATTCGAATATTTAATGGTTTGCCCACTGGTTGATTGTGCCTGAAAAAAGTATTTTTTATACCTCAAATCTGTTGTATCCTTAAACAAGGTATTCACATACAAAGTGCTTACCGGCCATTCCAGGTTTGATTTTTGTGCTACAAAAGGAAAGGCGATAGTAGGTGCATATCCATAATAATTAAGAGATATACCTTCGCTTTGCTGGTAATCTATATTGATCTCAAAAATCCCTTCTACTGATTTACCAATAAATATTTTACTAAATTGAGAGGTATCGGTAACCAAATGATATTGCCCATTATTAATTACCTGGGCTGTAGCTTGCTCGCACGCAGCATAGTCATGTGTCCACGCTGTAATATGTGCCTCCAGTGCAAAAGCCGAACCTTTATTTGCCCTAACAGCACGCTGACTTTCATCGGCATAACCAAAAACCAGATTACTTTCGGCAATCTTTAAATCGGCCAAACATTGTTTAAGTACATCGGCTGCTGGTGTTCTGGGAATATTCACAGCCTGGCTCACGTCCAAATCGGGTTGTAGTTTTAAAGGTACGTCGCCCCAAACCCTGGTCATATAAAAATAAGTGAATGCCCGCAGGTAATAAGCCTCACCAATGATCTGATTTTTATCATCCTGATTGCTGAACTTGTTTATCGGGATACTAGGTACTTTGTTAATGATCAGGTTTATCTGTTGTAAAAGCTGGTAATAGTTTAACCAGTTCCAGATACCCGGCCCAACGTTTAACCCGGTAAACTCACCGTTTGAGATGTTGTAGTTTGCATCATCCAGCCCCGAATTAATGCTAAACTCACTGGTAGTGGCATCGCCATATACATGGAACGAGTAATTATTGAGCAATACCGAACGCAAAAGCGCATAAGCACCTGCAATAGCGGTGTTAGCATCTGTTCCGTTGGTAAAATAAGCATTGGTAAAGGTGGAGTTATGCGGCTGCAAATCAAGTATCTTTTTGCAGGAGCTTACACTAATTAACCCGGTTATCATTAATAATCCGGCTGTGTATCTTATTATATTTCTTTTCATTTCTTTTCGTTTATTGCCGTTAAATATTAAAAGCTTACATCAACACCCAGGGTATATTTTTTTGGAATAGGATAACCGCTGCCATTGTAAATACCAAAGGCGTCAACTTCTTCGGCATCAGGTACGTTTGATTTCTGGAAAATATGCAGGTTATCAACCATGCCATATATCCTTAAGCGGCTAAGGTGAAGATTTTTTAAAACAGCCGGATTAAATGTGTAGGATAAGGAAACCGTTTTTACACGCAGATAGCTTCCATTCTCGACCCAAGCCGAACTTGATGCGGCATATTTATACCGGGTTCCGCTTACCGAACTTAGTGAGGGATATTTTGCATTATCACCAGGATTTTGCCAGTAATTAATGCCGCTTAGATCAGGAAAAGCATTATTAGTAATATCATGGTACGGATCAGAATTACCATCGTCAGTTGGCACCAGATGCGATAATTTACCAACCAGGTAATCGTTAAAAATATCGCGTCCAAGCGTAAAAGTACAGAATACTGATACGGTCCAGTTTTTATAGCCAAAAATATTATTAAACCCGCCGGTGAATTTAGGGTTGGGATTTCCGGCAGGCACATAATCAGTTTGGTCAAGCACACCATCACCGTTTGAATCTTTCCATATCGGGTCGCCACCTTTAAATGGATAGCCATAAAAGCTTAGTGGTTGCCCTGTTACCGGGTTAATAGGAACATCCTTATCTGTTTTGTAAACCCCTGTTTGCTGAAACAGGTTAAACTCGTTAATTGGTTGTCCCTGCCTTAAAACATAATGATCTATATAGATATCGCGTCCACCGTTTGGCAACGAGGTAATTTCATTTTGGTTATAAGCAATGTTAAAATCGGTTTCCCACTGAAAAGCGCTTTTAGGATTAAAATAATGTGCAATAAAAGATGCTTCCAAACCACGGTTTTGTGTACCAATAGAGTTGGTTACAATGGTGGTATAACCGGTGGTTACTGGCAGGCTCAAACTAAAAATACCCTTACTGGTGTTTTTAACATAAGCATCGGCAACAAAATTAAAACGACCATCAAGAAAAGTAAGGTCAACCCCAAGATTTGCCTGTTTTGAATGTTCCCAGGTTAAGTTTTTATTGCTTAAGCCACCGTTAAAATTAGGGGATATCGCTGCAATACCGTTATAAGTATTGGATAGATTTTGCCCGGTTTGCGGACTGCTGCTACCTGTAAAACCACCGGCACCTATATTATAAGTATTAAACGACAGATAATTATCACCACTATCTGGCTGCCGACCAGTAATACCATAACTTGCGCGTAGCTTAAATAAGGTAAGCCAGTTTTTGGTACTTTTCATAAAGGGCTCATCACTGATGATCCAACCGGCAGATACGGAAGGGAAATATCCTACCCGTTGGCCCGCACCAAACTTAGATGACGCATCGGCATTAAACACGCCTGATATGAGGTAGCGACCTTTAAAGTCATAGTTTAACCTTAGGAAACCGGTTTGGATACCGCTTTCAATCAAATCTGAATAAGCTGTGGAATTATTTTTATTTAATACTTTAACAATGGATATCTGATCGTTAGGGATTCCATCTGCTTCAGCATCTGTTGCTCTATAAGAGTGGTATTCTGTATTTTGCCCCAATAAAACGTTGATATGATGGATCTTGTTCAATGTAGTACTAAACTGAATATTATTACTCATCAGGTAGTTGGCCGAGTTATCAACAAAGCTGGAGGCGTATCCCAAACCACTTTGCCTTACCACTCCTGGTGTATAAGCGTCTCTGCGGCTTCCTGCACTTTCGTACGAAATAACTGTATTAAATAACCAATGATCATTGATACGCCAATCAATAGTAGGGCTAATAGTAATACTATTATTGGTATTAGCATCTGTTGATACATTTGAACTACCATAAAGGAAATCTTTATTGTCCTGTGTGAGGTATAAGTTTGATGGTGGTAACGGGCTATTGGCATAATATCCCCCGGTAAATGGGTTTACGTTACCACTTAAATCACTCAGGGATGTGGGGCGGTCAACCCTGTAAAACCTGATCTGAGTACTCACCTTTAATTTAGGTGATATGTTAATACCAACCGTACTGTTTAGGGCATATCGCTGCAGGCCGGTTTTTTTAATAATTCCATCCTCATTGTAGTAATTTAAACCATAACGGTAGGTTACCAAATCATTACCGCCACTTATGGACAGCTCATAGTTATCAACCTTACCCGTTTGGTAAATGCCGCCTCTATAGTCGTTGGCATTATTAAATGCCGGATTTAGAGTATCTGTTAGTATCTGTGGGATATTCCTGAGATTAGCATAATTACCATAATGATTAATCAAGTTTAACTTGGCCCGGGTCTCTTCGGCCCCGGTAAGCACCTTATCCAACTTGGGTTGATCAACAATACCATGATAGGTTGAGAAATTTATCCTGGTTTTACCCGCAGTTCCTTTTTTGGTGGTAATGATAATAACCCCATTAGCTCCCCTTGAACCATAAATGGCCGCTGCAGACGCATCCTTTAATATATCAATATTGTCAATGTCATTAATAGGGATACCCGCAAGCACATCAGTGCCGGTGCCCGTACCGTAATTAATAGCCGCAATATCTTCGGTACTTTGTGGTACACCATCAATCACATATAATGGCCCTGAAATAGCCCTGGCTAAGCTTGCTTTACCCGATGCAGACCCTGTATTATTGTCAATACTACGACTAACGGAAGTATTGCCCCTTAAAGTTACATTACTCCGCACCCCTGGCTCGCCCGAAAAATTCTGCACGTTCAAACCCGCAACCCGCCCCTGTAATAGTGCATCAAATGTTGGCGTAGGGATATCAGCAATGGTTTTAGGGTCAACAGAAGTAATTGCAGCACTTACGCTTCTGCGTGAAACCTGTTGATAACCAATAACCACCACATCTTTGAGTACCTTTTGATCGGTCTTGAGTACAACTATTAAATTTGTATTGGGTTCGGTGATCTTAATGGTTTGTGCCTCATAGCCCAACATTCTTATAGTAATTGATTTACCGGCTTCAACCTTCAGGGTAAATCGTCCCGATGTATTGGCTGATACACCCGAAGCTGCACCCGTTAAAACAATAGATGCACCAGGCAAGGGCCCACTGGCATCTTTAATTAAACCAGCTACAGTAACCTGGTTACCAGTGGCTTTGGTGTCCTGGGCATGCAATACCGGCATTCCCAATACCAACAGGATTGGAATGATGCACGTGTAATAAAGGAATTTTTTTTTGTAGAAAAATTTGATCATAATTTTTAATTAAATGAACAGTTAATGATTGTTTTGACAAGGGCAATGCCCCTGCAAATGAGGAAGTAAGAGTTTTGGTAGCAGATGGCTACCTGCCTTTAAGCGATAAGTCTTTGTTTCTTCATGCAGTTGAATTAGGTTTAACAATAAATTATTAAATATGATAAAACGTTTTATCAGAAAATGCATAACAATTCCACTTCGGTGATAACTCACCGATTTAAAGTATGCTTATAAGCACAATTAGGCTATAAAAGCAACAAAACGTTTACCCAAAAAATGAACCAGTAAGCTGTTTCCCAATTTATATACACACAACAGCCATAATAAAACAAATAGTGCTTTTCACCGTAGTGAAAAATTTAAAAAGTATTGATAAAACGTTTTATCAATACAAATATGTTTTACCGTATAAGATAGAATAATCAAATATAAGATAGTAAAATGTTTTACCAAATTTTCAGATCATTTTTTATTAAAAAACTTAATTTATTTCAATAAACGTATTAAAATTTAATAAAAATTGAAAAATCAATAACACAGGAACTAATTTTTTGAATTTTAAATCAAGATCTTTCTTAGATAATTCAAACATTCTTAAAACAGACAGATTCTAACAAGCAGAAACTCTTATTTTTTTACCAATACTTCTTTCTTTTCTGCTGTTGATCCTCGCTCTATGAGTTTAGAGGGTATCTGCATTTTAATTTTTGATATATTATGCTTATCTGATCCCATTTGAGCCAATAAAAGATCAATAGCCGATTTTGCTATCTCATATGTTGGTTGCTGTATAGTTGTGATTCCGGGCGGATACAAACTAAATATTTCATTATCATCAAAACTTACCATAGCTAAGTCCTGCGGAATATTCAAGTCAAGCTGTTTGATACTTTCTAACCCCATCGTACCTAAATAGTTTGTGGTAAAAAATACTGCATCCATCTGTTTCTGTTGCTTTATAAAGGCTTTTATGGAGTCTATGGCTTTATCCTTATCGGTATCAAAAGGTAATTTAAATATCAATTTTTTATCTTCCTTTATGTCATTTATCTTTAAAGCATCTTTATATCCGCGGGTACGATCCTGCAGTTGGATCAGGTCCAGGTCGGCTGTTATCAGGCCAATCTTTTTATAACCAACCTTTAAAAGATGATTTACTGCGTTAAAAGCACTACCATGATTATCAACCAGTACGTGAGGAATATCCAAACCGGGAAAGTAACCATCTATTAATACAACGGGCTTTTCGTTAGCTACCAGATTTTGTATATCTTTCTCTAATCCTTTCATTGGTGTAATAATATAACCATCAACCAATTGTTGAGAAAGCATCCTGATCACATCTTTTCCTTTTTGGATATTATTGTTAGTACTGCAATAAATAATTCTGTACCCTTCTTTTTCGGCTTCTTCTTCTATCACTTTGGCCATCGCCCCAAAAAACGGACCTCCGATGGTTTCAACCACCAGACCAATTACTTTTGAAACGCCGGTACGAAGACCTACCGCCATCCGATTAGGCTCATACCCGTTTTTGGCAGCCACGTCCAAAATCTTTTTGGTTATCTCTTTACTAATGCGGCCTTTGCCGTTTAAAACAAATGATACCGTTGTAATGGAGGTATTGGTAAGTTTTGCGATATCCTTTATGGATATTTTTTTATTTATCATTATTTGTTAGTCTCTTGTGATTTTCAGGCTTACTACGTTAGCAGCAACAAATTAGGCAAATACCCGGTTTATCAAAAATATAAATTTATAACAATGCTGCTACACTTATTATTTCATTGCAGTGATTAACCATAAACGTTCATTTTTTATAAATAATATATGCATTACTCAAGGTTAGTAAAACCTTTTAGTAATACAGATTTTAATTAATAAATATGCTTAAATTACCATTTTAAATTAACATCCCTTTAATATTAAACATTGATATGTCAAAACTGATATGAGCATTACGCCCAAACTGACCCGCTTTGATCTTTCCATGATCGTTATCAGTCTGGTGATAGGGATGGGAATTTTTGCAACACCCGGTGAAGTAGCTACCAGCTCAAGTAACCCTTTCCTTTATTTTGGAGCTTGGTTTTTTGGAGGTGCTGTTAGTTTATGTGGGGCTCTTACTTTTGCAGAAATAGGGGCGCGTTATCCAACTACAGGCGGATTTTATAAAGTTTTTTCCTATTGTTTTCACCCTGCATTCGCTTTCATGATTAATTGGATATTAGTGATCAGTAATGCCGCTTCGGTGGCTGCTGTGGCGCTCATAGGTGCTGAGTATATTAATCCTATAATTATGCCTGCAAACCTGCAGAATGATTTGGGCATTAAGATCATGACTATCACATCCGTACTTATTTTGTATATTATTAACTTTTTAGGTATTAAAATGAGTGCGAGAACCCAAAATGCGCTTACCATTTTTAAAATAAGCATGATCCTTATCCTTTGCACGGCTGTTTTTAAAAGTCATATAACACCTGGCACCTATAGAATTATTGTACCACCTGGTAATAATAAATATAATTTGAGTGCGTTTGGGATAAGTTTGGTTGCCGTATTTTTCACTTATGGCGGTTATCAGCAAACTATTAACTTTGGAGGCGACATCATTAATGCCAAGACAAACATCCCTAAAGCTATTTTTACAGGGATGATAACAGTTATATTCCTATACCTGCTTATTAACTTTGCTTATTATTCGGTTTTGGGTATCAAAGGCCTGCAGCATAAAACAGCCCTGGCTGCCACCCTGGCTGGTGCCATTTTTGGAGCAGTTGGCTACAAGATCATCTCATTGTTGATGTTTGTTTCTGTACTAGCTTTTATCAACGTTAATATCATGGCCAATCCAAGGGTATATTATGCTATGGCCGAG encodes:
- a CDS encoding DUF5007 domain-containing protein gives rise to the protein MKKNYKILLVILMAAGVIGCVKAPHGFLSSQIRYRDNPIQVQRGIIVQSIAVDNDGSSAPVTYQLLDIRDAVTHKHADSLYKNRDRYVYTSEFDPDVDTTVALLNSIRKNVNLPSFDFNTHTGAFTFYNTTANVPLGAYEFDIAASNENGTKTFKSIANLNIFEGDVAEIDAGGGAWFQDGTTNSGDIGEPKVTITKLSTKGTLAILKIVDENGVAFNPKNGEYIKRGDRSSFETFARFHPLIASDTSLTCNFEVTPFPVKGAAQGFTIYYRIPSQFVRIDPGFTPTPAKIYSANPRFTFRLFQEGVYLITVKLQHVTRNLN
- a CDS encoding RagB/SusD family nutrient uptake outer membrane protein, whose amino-acid sequence is MKRNIIRYTAGLLMITGLISVSSCKKILDLQPHNSTFTNAYFTNGTDANTAIAGAYALLRSVLLNNYSFHVYGDATTSEFSINSGLDDANYNISNGEFTGLNVGPGIWNWLNYYQLLQQINLIINKVPSIPINKFSNQDDKNQIIGEAYYLRAFTYFYMTRVWGDVPLKLQPDLDVSQAVNIPRTPAADVLKQCLADLKIAESNLVFGYADESQRAVRANKGSAFALEAHITAWTHDYAACEQATAQVINNGQYHLVTDTSQFSKIFIGKSVEGIFEINIDYQQSEGISLNYYGYAPTIAFPFVAQKSNLEWPVSTLYVNTLFKDTTDLRYKKYFFQAQSTSGQTIKYSNITYADGSAKNDPRLSNNIIIFRLADIMLLRAEALNQLGRDGEALTLLNTIRSRAGIANYTGAGNALARTILEERLRELFYEGQSFYDLVRTKQIGNSSSSFISDYSHINDTRVNQGGYLWPIDPTMFKDDFVLKQTPYWQGKL
- a CDS encoding SusC/RagA family TonB-linked outer membrane protein, with protein sequence MIKFFYKKKFLYYTCIIPILLVLGMPVLHAQDTKATGNQVTVAGLIKDASGPLPGASIVLTGAASGVSANTSGRFTLKVEAGKSITIRMLGYEAQTIKITEPNTNLIVVLKTDQKVLKDVVVIGYQQVSRRSVSAAITSVDPKTIADIPTPTFDALLQGRVAGLNVQNFSGEPGVRSNVTLRGNTSVSRSIDNNTGSASGKASLARAISGPLYVIDGVPQSTEDIAAINYGTGTGTDVLAGIPINDIDNIDILKDASAAAIYGSRGANGVIIITTKKGTAGKTRINFSTYHGIVDQPKLDKVLTGAEETRAKLNLINHYGNYANLRNIPQILTDTLNPAFNNANDYRGGIYQTGKVDNYELSISGGNDLVTYRYGLNYYNEDGIIKKTGLQRYALNSTVGINISPKLKVSTQIRFYRVDRPTSLSDLSGNVNPFTGGYYANSPLPPSNLYLTQDNKDFLYGSSNVSTDANTNNSITISPTIDWRINDHWLFNTVISYESAGSRRDAYTPGVVRQSGLGYASSFVDNSANYLMSNNIQFSTTLNKIHHINVLLGQNTEYHSYRATDAEADGIPNDQISIVKVLNKNNSTAYSDLIESGIQTGFLRLNYDFKGRYLISGVFNADASSKFGAGQRVGYFPSVSAGWIISDEPFMKSTKNWLTLFKLRASYGITGRQPDSGDNYLSFNTYNIGAGGFTGSSSPQTGQNLSNTYNGIAAISPNFNGGLSNKNLTWEHSKQANLGVDLTFLDGRFNFVADAYVKNTSKGIFSLSLPVTTGYTTIVTNSIGTQNRGLEASFIAHYFNPKSAFQWETDFNIAYNQNEITSLPNGGRDIYIDHYVLRQGQPINEFNLFQQTGVYKTDKDVPINPVTGQPLSFYGYPFKGGDPIWKDSNGDGVLDQTDYVPAGNPNPKFTGGFNNIFGYKNWTVSVFCTFTLGRDIFNDYLVGKLSHLVPTDDGNSDPYHDITNNAFPDLSGINYWQNPGDNAKYPSLSSVSGTRYKYAASSSAWVENGSYLRVKTVSLSYTFNPAVLKNLHLSRLRIYGMVDNLHIFQKSNVPDAEEVDAFGIYNGSGYPIPKKYTLGVDVSF
- a CDS encoding LacI family DNA-binding transcriptional regulator, with amino-acid sequence MINKKISIKDIAKLTNTSITTVSFVLNGKGRISKEITKKILDVAAKNGYEPNRMAVGLRTGVSKVIGLVVETIGGPFFGAMAKVIEEEAEKEGYRIIYCSTNNNIQKGKDVIRMLSQQLVDGYIITPMKGLEKDIQNLVANEKPVVLIDGYFPGLDIPHVLVDNHGSAFNAVNHLLKVGYKKIGLITADLDLIQLQDRTRGYKDALKINDIKEDKKLIFKLPFDTDKDKAIDSIKAFIKQQKQMDAVFFTTNYLGTMGLESIKQLDLNIPQDLAMVSFDDNEIFSLYPPGITTIQQPTYEIAKSAIDLLLAQMGSDKHNISKIKMQIPSKLIERGSTAEKKEVLVKK
- a CDS encoding APC family permease; translation: MSITPKLTRFDLSMIVISLVIGMGIFATPGEVATSSSNPFLYFGAWFFGGAVSLCGALTFAEIGARYPTTGGFYKVFSYCFHPAFAFMINWILVISNAASVAAVALIGAEYINPIIMPANLQNDLGIKIMTITSVLILYIINFLGIKMSARTQNALTIFKISMILILCTAVFKSHITPGTYRIIVPPGNNKYNLSAFGISLVAVFFTYGGYQQTINFGGDIINAKTNIPKAIFTGMITVIFLYLLINFAYYSVLGIKGLQHKTALAATLAGAIFGAVGYKIISLLMFVSVLAFINVNIMANPRVYYAMAEDGILPNRFKRVNQKTQVQEFGLSFFVTAVLLILFFISSFQKMLTYVMFFDTIGLSTAAVTIFILRKKTKHLDGSGIYTMKWYPVIPIIFIVAYWFVTISIFIENPLAALICLCAFVAGLIIYFITKNSQNTIIIP